From a single Nymphaea colorata isolate Beijing-Zhang1983 chromosome 4, ASM883128v2, whole genome shotgun sequence genomic region:
- the LOC116253455 gene encoding uncharacterized protein LOC116253455 → MASTPFSPVHSNEEEGRDDACKADKEERQTLVDPNPLETSIVAGNFRPPPSQFRSKKKMASGKQKFKSTSLPPSAASSPRSSEDSFKGEKPARLWSMYSDLTPTMRKWSFLRPGSFNRARSCHIGERTCDYSDEFELGKTMSREDSRYSDARTNSFGSEYNSSSSRSGSEDKYHHPETDKVYKLNKSMNDDRAFHCGAMCMFLPGLSKGKQVKKESDDNSKGYVSDGEVSGMVASTRVSLVASTRVSLEKFECGSWRSSGVTDDDAGSQAGLFFDLPSELIRSNGNDTTSPVSAAFVFNNDKVPGLSGVLKKNTSSLPRKSVDSSRHVRFSLSSQPSFMKQSSSSSIQTASPCIKKVREDFSAYLEASS, encoded by the coding sequence ATGGCTTCCACACCATTTTCACCCGTACACTCCAATGAGGAAGAAGGCAGGGATGATGCGTGCAAGGCAGACAAGGAAGAAAGACAAACCTTGGTTGATCCCAATCCACTGGAAACATCAATTGTGGCGGGGAATTTCAGGCCTCCGCCATCTCAATTCCGGTCgaagaagaaaatggcatcTGGAAAGCAAAAGTTCAAGAGCACAAGCCTGCCTCCATCGGCCGCTTCATCTCCCAGATCCTCTGAAGATTCATTCAAAGGTGAAAAGCCTGCACGATTGTGGAGCATGTACAGTGATCTAACTCCAACCATGAGGAAGTGGTCATTTCTTCGACCTGGCTCATTTAACCGTGCCAGATCTTGTCATATTGGCGAAAGAACGTGTGATTACTCGGACGAGTTTGAACTTGGAAAAACAATGAGTCGCGAGGACAGCAGATACTCTGATGCAAGAACAAACAGCTTTGGTTCCGAGTATAATTCTTCTAGCAGCAGAAGTGGCTCCGAGGACAAATACCACCACCCCGAAACAGATAAAGTATACAAGTTGAACAAATCCATGAACGATGACCGTGCCTTTCATTGTGGAGCAATGTGCATGTTTTTGCCAGGCCTTTCAAAAGGGAAACAAGTGAAGAAAGAGAGTGACGACAATAGCAAAGGGTATGTAAGTGATGGTGAGGTTAGTGGAATGGTGGCATCTACTAGGGTGTCTCTGGTGGCATCTACTAGGGTGTCTCTAGAGAAGTTTGAGTGTGGATCTTGGAGATCTTCGGGCGTTACAGATGATGATGCAGGATCACAGGCTGGTCTCTTCTTTGATCTACCTTCCGAACTAATTAGATCTAATGGCAATGATACAACGTCACCGGTCTCGGCAGCATTTGTGTTCAACAACGACAAGGTGCCCGGGCTCAGTGGTGTGCTAAAGAAGAACACTTCATCCTTGCCCAGGAAATCTGTCGACTCGTCGCGCCATGTACGCTTCTCTCTCAGTTCACAGCCATCTTTCATGAAACAATCATCTTCTTCCAGTATACAGACAGCCTCACCCTGCATCAAGAAGGTCAGGGAAGACTTCAGTGCATATTTAGAGGCCTCTTCGTAA
- the LOC116252694 gene encoding ABC transporter I family member 19-like, translated as MDGEEQREGNASYSISVKGMNFAYQDQPPLFTDFNLTISSGSRCLLVGANGSGKTTLLRILAGKHMVGGRDVIRVLNSSAFHDTQLVCSGDLAYLGGSWSKNAGCAGEIPLQGDFSAKHMIFGVEGIDPARRDKLVELLDINLQWRMHKVSDGQRRRVQICMGLLRPFQVLLLDEVTVDLDIVARLDLLDFFKEECEQRGATVVYATHIFDGLETWATHLAYIIDGEQKRLEKLSELEELNTGTTLLSVVESWLRSECKDRRKKVVKPTSQQFSSTSPFDGSPFRSSRHLAYFR; from the exons ATGGACGGTGAGGAGCAGAGGGAGGGAAATGCTTCTTATTCCATCAGCGTGAAGGGGATGAACTTCGCCTACCAGGACCAACCGCCTCTCTTCACTGACTTTAACCTCACAATCTCTTCCGGTTCCCGTTGCCTCCTCGTCGGCGCCAACGGATCTG GGAAGACAACTTTATTGAGAATTTTGGCTGGAAAGCACATGGTTGGAGGCAGAGATGTAATTAGAGTCCTCAATTCTTCTGCTTTTCATGATACACAACTTGTTTGCAGCGGTGATCTTGCTTATCTGGGAGGTTCTTGGAGCAAGAATGCTGGTTGTGCT GGGGAAATTCCATTGCAAGGCGATTTCTCTGCTAAACATATGATTTTTGGAG TCGAAGGGATAGATCCAGCTAGGAGAGATAAGCTGGTTGAACTTCTTGACATAAATCTGCAGTGGCGGATGCATAAGGTTTCTGATGGGCAGCGCCGTCGTGTTCAAATATGTATGGGGCTTCTCCGTCCTTTCCAG GTGCTGCTACTGGATGAAGTCACGGTGGACTTGGATATTGTTGCACGGCTTGATTTGCTTGATTTCTTCAAGGAAGAGTGCGAACAG AGAGGTGCCACGGTAGTTTATGCCACCCATATATTTGATGGCTTGGAGACATGGGCCACTCATCTGGCCTACATTATAGACGGCGAACAGAAGCGTCTTGAGAAGCTCTCAGAGTTGGAAGAATTGAACACCGGCACGACCCTGCTCTCCGTTGTAGAGTCTTGGCTGCGTAGCGAGTGCAAGGACAGGAGGAAGAAAGTGGTGAAACCCACGAGTCAACAGTTCAGCAGCACCTCGCCCTTTGATGGCTCCCCCTTCAGGTCATCTAGGCACCTGGCTTACTTTCGCTAG
- the LOC116252693 gene encoding putative pentatricopeptide repeat-containing protein At3g23330, translating into MPCFQQDADALVATLQSLRCKSHAKQLHAHVLKSTSFLKSPFVISAFIYAYSNLGLFHHALSLFNGVPSPTKLSWKAIIRGYTHHGLFDRALLFFRKMRASGARPDHNILPSVLKSCAALTDLRLGAGIHGFVIRVGLDSELYTGNALMAMYAKCCNLAVVSSRQAFEEITERTGLGGERSVVVTQEESGGNRVGAVVVLNDRDGPGNALDRFGLVAPRSSDGESFGETDYCGHLSGRRNSPEKLLVMEGVIKLFNSMPERDLVSWNTVITGYVQSGMFAEALGMMRKMGAAELKPDSFTLCSILPIFTDVVNVGRGKEIHGYAVRYGFDKDVFIGSSLIDMYAKCTRVDDAHRVFNLLDSHRDAISWNSIIAGCVQNGCFNDAVRLFREMQSIGIKPKAATFSSIIPAFAHSTTLHLGKQLHGYIVRNSLDDNIYIASSLVDMYAKCGNIRIARLVFDRTESPDMVSWTAMIMGYALHGHAKNALTLFQEMEKANVKPNYVAFVAALTACSHAGLLDEARKIFRSMSREYGIAPGLEHYAAVADLLGRAGRLEEAYEFISSMQVKQTASIWATLLSACRVHRDVELAEKVSEKIFRIEPENMGAYVLMSNIYSAAGRWNDAAKLRITMRGKGIKKIPACSWVEVKNEVHAFVADDKSHPYYEAIQDTLAILSELMEREGYVPNTEDVLHDVEEEQKRHMLCGHSERLAIAFGIISTPPGTSIRVTKNLRVCSDCHTATKFISKIVGREIVVRDVSRFHHFKDGSCSCGDYW; encoded by the coding sequence ATGCCATGCTTTCAGCAGGACGCCGATGCATTAGTGGCCACCCTGCAGTCGCTCAGATGCAAGTCCCACGCGAAGCAGCTCCACGCTCACGTCCTCAAGAGCACCTCCTTCCTCAAGTCGCCCTTCGTCATCAGCGCCTTCATCTACGCCTACTCCAACCTTGGCCTCTTCCATCACGCCCTCTCCCTCTTCAATGGCGTCCCCTCGCCCACCAAACTCTCTTGGAAGGCCATCATCAGAGGCTACACCCACCACGGTCTCTTCGACCGGGCCCTGCTCTTCTTCAGAAAGATGCGGGCTTCTGGGGCGCGCCCGGATCATAACATCCTCCCCTCCGTCCTCAAGTCGTGTGCCGCATTAACGGATTTAAGGCTAGGGGCAGGGATTCATGGGTTTGTTATAAGAGTGGGTTTGGATTCAGAGCTATATACAGGCAATGCTCTCATGGCTATGTACGCCAAGTGCTGCAATTTGGCCGTGGTGAGCAGTCGCCAAGCGTTTGAGGAAATAACCGAGAGAACAGGCTTGGGTGGGGAAAGATCGGTAGTGGTTACCCAGGAAGAAAGCGGTGGCAATCGAGTTGGTGCGGTGGTTGTTTTGAACGATCGGGATGGTCCTGGTAATGCACTTGACAGGTTTGGTCTTGTTGCCCCTCGCAGTTCAGATGGTGAATCTTTTGGTGAAACGGATTATTGTGGTCATCTGAGCGGAAGAAGAAATTCTCCGGAGAAGTTGCTGGTCATGGAAGGTGTGATCAAACTGTTCAATAGTATGCCTGAGAGAGACTTAGTGTCATGGAATACTGTGATCACGGGTTATGTGCAGAGTGGGATGTTTGCTGAAGCTCTTGGAATGATGAGAAAAATGGGAGCAGCTGAGCTTAAGCCTGACTCCTTTACCTTGTGCAGCATTCTTCCCATCTTTACTGATGTTGTCAATGTTGGTCGGGGGAAGGAGATTCATGGATATGCCGTTAGGTACGGGTTTGATAAGGATGTGTTCATAGGAAGCAGCTTGATTGATATGTACGCGAAATGTACCAGAGTTGATGATGCCCACAGGGTTTTTAACCTGTTGGACTCCCACAGAGATGCCATCTCCTGGAACTCGATTATTGCTGGCTGTGTTCAGAACGGCTGTTTTAACGACGCAGTCAGGTTGTTTCGAGAGATGCAGAGCATCGGAATCAAGCCAAAAGCTGCCACTTTCTCCAGCATCATCCCCGCTTTCGCTCATTCAACAACCCTTCATTTGGGGAAGCAGCTCCATGGATACATAGTCCGGAACTCACTCGATGATAATATCTACATAGCGAGTTCTTTGGTTGATATGTATGCAAAATGCGGAAACATAAGGATTGCTCGTTTGGTTTTCGATAGAACAGAATCACCAGACATGGTATCTTGGACTGCCATGATCATGGGCTATGCTCTCCATGGGCATGCCAAAAATGCACTAACTTTATTCCAGGAGATGGAAAAGGCGAATGTCAAACCCAATTACGTTGCATTTGTTGCTGCACTTACTGCTTGCAGCCATGCTGGTCTATTAGATGAAGCTAGGAAGATCTTCAGGAGCATGAGCAGAGAGTATGGCATCGCGCCTGGTTTGGAGCATTATGCAGCCGTTGCAGACCTTCTTGGTCGTGCTGGGAGATTGGAGGAAGCTTATGAATTCATCTCAAGCATGCAAGTGAAGCAAACTGCCAGCATATGGGCTACACTGTTGAGTGCTTGCAGGGTTCATCGAGATGTCGAACTGGCAGAAAAGGTCTCAGAAAAAATCTTCAGAATTGAACCAGAGAACATGGGAGCGTATGTGCTAATGTCGAATATCTATTCAGCCGCCGGTCGATGGAACGATGCTGCAAAGTTGAGGATCACGATGAGGGGGAAGGGGATCAAGAAGATACCAGCTTGCAGCTGGGTGGAGGTGAAGAATGAAGTGCATGCTTTTGTGGCAGATGACAAATCCCATCCATACTACGAAGCGATCCAGGACACACTTGCAATTCTCTCTGAACTGATGGAGCGTGAGGGGTATGTTCCTAACACGGAAGATGTGCTGCATGATGTGGAGGAAGAGCAGAAGAGACACATGCTCTGTGGGCACAGCGAACGGCTTGCCATAGCTTTCGGAATCATCAGCACACCACCTGGGACATCGATTCGGGTGACAAAGAATCTGCGAGTGTGTTCTGATTGCCACACTGCCACCAAGTTCATATCTAAAATTGTTGGAAGGGAGATTGTCGTGAGAGATGTTAGCAGGTTCCACCATTTCAAGGATGGGTCATGTTCCTGTGGTGACTATTGGTGA